TGGGTCGTGACAAGATCGTCACGGACTGGCTCAACGAAGTCCATCCGAACTTCTCGACGCCCTACCGGTCAATTCTGGTCACGGGCCTGCTTATCGTGGTGTTCATCGCGCTTCTGGGCCGGGAAATCGAAATACTCGCGAAGGCCGCGAGTGTGCTCCATCTCATCGTCTATGCCCTGATGAACGTGGCCCTGATCGTCTTCCGGGAGGCAGAAACGCCGGAGTACGACCCGGACTTCACAGTCCCGTTTTATCCGTACACTCCCATCCTTGGAACCGTTCTCTCCCTGGGGCTCGTCGCCTTCATGGACAATTACGAGATCGCGCTGGCCGGGGCCTTCGTGGCCGGCGCGGTGATCTGGTACTTCCTCTACGCGCGGGACAACACGACCCAGGAGGGCGTACTCTCGGACTTCATCGCGTCCCGGGAGGAGCAGTTCCCCGACCAGGTCGTTGATGCCGCAAACGCCGTGGCCCCGAACGGGGACGAAGGGCCGACGATCATGGTACCGGTCATGAACCCTCGGACGGAGACCGCACTCATCACCCTGGCGAGCATCCTCGCCCGCCAGCAGGGCGGTCGCGTGCTTGCGACACACATCGTCACCGTCCCGGACCAGACATCGTTGCAAGCCGCAGCGCGCAATCGAGAACAGATCGACGCACGCTCCTCGGAGCTTCTTTCGGCGGCGACCGAGGACGCGGCACAGTTCGGGGTTCCGATCGAGACTCGGACGATCCTCTCTCACCGGGGCCTCGAAGAGGTCTTCGACGCCGCGAGAGACCACGACGCCGATACGGTCGTCATGGGTTATGGCGGGGCTCGCTTCGCTGGTGGTCGCGCCGAGCGGGCACTCGACGAGTTGACACACGACCTGCCCTGTGACTTCCTGGTCCTCGACGCGGAGGAGTTCGATCCCGCGACGGTCTTGCTCCCCACGACGGGTGGCCGGTCCTCTGAGCTTTCCGCCGACGTGGCCCGGGCACTCCAGGCGGCAGTCGATTCCTCGATCTCGTTGCTCCACGTGGTCGACGCGGGCGAGGAGACCGCCGGCGAGAAGTTCCTCACGGAGTGGGCCACCGAAAACGATCTCACCGACGCCGAACAGATCGTGGAGACGGGGTCCCCGTCGTCGGTCATCGCCCGTCTCGGCGGCGAGTACGACCTGGTCGTCCTGGGAGCGACCGAGCGGGGCCTGCTCTCCCGGGTGATACAGGGCTCGCCGGCGCTGCGGAGTCTCGAATCGCTCGACGTGCCAGTACTACTGGCCGAACGGCCGTCCTCCCGTTCGCTCTGGAGTCGGCTGTTCCGGCGGACGTGAACGAAGCCGCTAAACCGCTCCCGACCCCAGGACGGCCATGCACTCGGCGGCACAACTTCGCACCGTAGCCGACTACCAGTTCGGGGCTGGGGCCGGGCAGGCGCTTTTTCCACCCGACGTGGACCGGACGATCCAGCGCTCCGCATCCGGTCGCCCGCGCCAGGTCATCCAGGACGGCGACCGGCTGGTGAGTCTGGGTACTGATGGCCGCTTCACGCTCGGTCTGGCCGGTGGGCAGGCTCTCCAGGCAGCGCTGGATCCTCCGGCGTATCGGGTCGTCGTGGGTGACGAGAGCGAGCCGTTCGTCAGGGACGGAAAGAACGTCTTCGCGAAGTTCGTCCAGTCGGTCGATCCGACGGTGCGTGCGGGCGACGAGGTACTAATCGAACACGAACGCGGCGAACTCATCGCGGTTGGCCGGGCCGAACTCGACGCGTCGGCGATGCTCGACTTCGAGACGGGCATGGCCGTGCTCGTCCGCGAGGGCGCTCGCTGAGTGTCCCAAACGCCACGCTTTTCTCCCCGGCTTCCAACCCTCGGGTATGTTCGGAGGCGGCGGCATGAACCCGCGCAAGATGGAACAGCTCATGGACCAGATGGGGATCGACCTCGACGAACTCGACGCCGTCGAGGCCACGATCACCCTCGAAGACGGGACCAAACTCCACTTCGACGAGCCCGAGGTCACCCGCATGGACGCCCAGGGCCAGGAGACCTACCAGGTCGTCGGCGAACCAGCGGAACACGAGGCGGAGTCCGAGGAGAGCGAGTCCCCGGCCGAGTCCGGGACTGGGATTCCCGAGGCCGACGTCGAGATCGTTGCCGAGCGGGCCGGGGTTCCGACGGAGACAGCCCGACAGGCCCTCGAAGCGGCGGATGGCGACCTCGCGGCGGCCATCGACGACCTCGAGTGATTCTCCTCGTCCGCGGCGACCGGGAGTTTCTGGTCGAACCGGGTGCGGAACTCCACACCGATCTGGGGGTCGTGCACGTCCCCGAGGACGTCGAACCCGGTCAGCAGGTCGAGAGCCATCTGGGTGAGGCCTTCGGGGTCCGGGCCCTGCGGGGACCGGACCTGTTCAACCACCTGGAACGGACCGGCGCGCCGATGATGCCCAAGGACATCGGCCTCCTGGTCGGGCACACAGGCGTCGCGGCCGGCGACCGGGTGCTCGACGCCGGCACCGGGACAGGCGTGCTCGCGGCCTATCTCGGTCGGATGGGGGCCGCGGTGACGACCTACGAGCGTGACCCCGACTTTGCCGAGGTGGCCCGCGAGAACATGAAACTGGCTGGGGTGGCCGAGACCGTCGAGGTTCGGACCGGCGACCTGACCGAGGCGCTTGGGGACCTGGCTGACTTCGACGTGCTCACACTCGACACGGAAGACGCACCGACCGTCGTCGCTCGGGCACCCGATCTGCTCGTCTCCGGCGGTTTCCTGGCCGTCTACTCGCCGTTCATCGAGGCCGCTCGCGAGGTCGAACACACGGCTCGCGAAGCGGGTCTCGGGGACATCGAGACGACCGAGACCATCCAGCGGCGGATGGACTTCGACGACCGTGGGTCCCGTCCCTCCACGAAGGGCGTCGGTCACACGGGCTATCTGACCTTCGCACGGATGGTGTAACGGAGGCGGTGGCACGTCCCCCACAAGTGGGCCGGCTTATTTCCACTATGGTCTGGTGGCTGTTCCCATGACAATTGAGGCTGGGTGAGAGAAGTAGCATCCGCGAGAGCGGGTTCGAAGAACCCGCTCGAAGCGGTTCTCCACGCCTTCGGCGTGGCTTTTTTGGTCCAGATTTTTGGAGAGGGGGTTCCGCAGCGAGCGGTAGCGAGCGAGGAACCCCGTCTCGAAAAAGGTGGGTGTCAGTGATCGTCTTCTCGCCAGCGGTGATCGCACTCCGTACAGACGAAAAAGCGGGTCTCTGACTCGTCGGCCGAGCGGATCTGCTGCATGTACCAGTAGGCCGTATCGTTCCCACACTCCGGGCACTCGGTCTCGGTCGTCGGCAGCCCGGTGTCACCGCCCGTTCCGGTCTCGATGACCTCGCTTACCTCCTGTTCCTCCGAGAGGACGTAGTTCGCGTCGGGGTTCTTGGGCTGTCGGTTCTCACAGCTGGTACACACCCAGAACTCGCCGTCGGCTCGCATCATCGAGCCGCATTCGTCACAGAACTCCATTGGGGGCCAGTTCTCGATTCGCGGGCTTAAGGCCGTT
This region of Halodesulfurarchaeum sp. HSR-GB genomic DNA includes:
- a CDS encoding methyltransferase domain-containing protein is translated as MILLVRGDREFLVEPGAELHTDLGVVHVPEDVEPGQQVESHLGEAFGVRALRGPDLFNHLERTGAPMMPKDIGLLVGHTGVAAGDRVLDAGTGTGVLAAYLGRMGAAVTTYERDPDFAEVARENMKLAGVAETVEVRTGDLTEALGDLADFDVLTLDTEDAPTVVARAPDLLVSGGFLAVYSPFIEAAREVEHTAREAGLGDIETTETIQRRMDFDDRGSRPSTKGVGHTGYLTFARMV
- a CDS encoding transcription factor S; this encodes MEFCDECGSMMRADGEFWVCTSCENRQPKNPDANYVLSEEQEVSEVIETGTGGDTGLPTTETECPECGNDTAYWYMQQIRSADESETRFFVCTECDHRWREDDH
- a CDS encoding PUA domain-containing protein, with the protein product MHSAAQLRTVADYQFGAGAGQALFPPDVDRTIQRSASGRPRQVIQDGDRLVSLGTDGRFTLGLAGGQALQAALDPPAYRVVVGDESEPFVRDGKNVFAKFVQSVDPTVRAGDEVLIEHERGELIAVGRAELDASAMLDFETGMAVLVREGAR
- a CDS encoding nascent polypeptide-associated complex protein translates to MFGGGGMNPRKMEQLMDQMGIDLDELDAVEATITLEDGTKLHFDEPEVTRMDAQGQETYQVVGEPAEHEAESEESESPAESGTGIPEADVEIVAERAGVPTETARQALEAADGDLAAAIDDLE
- a CDS encoding amino acid permease, whose protein sequence is MTEEELAKDLGLISAMTIGIGTMIGAGIFVLPGVAAHAAGPVVVLSFVVGGVIAMVNALSISELGTAMPKAGGGYYYINKALGPLFGSIAGMGDWMGLAFASAFYSIGFGQYLAVFVSLPEFGFLNQIQVGALVAGLVFVGVNYIGAKETGGVQTVIVFLLLGILTLFSIAGFFSFDYATLISEGGLAPFGFGQILPGTALVFVSFLGYAKIATVGEELRNPGRNLPIALIGSVAIVTVIYAIVVSIMLGVVPWPDLSTDAPVAQAAEVAFPSAIGPITGVAGAAAAVMTVGALLATASSANASILASARINFAMGRDKIVTDWLNEVHPNFSTPYRSILVTGLLIVVFIALLGREIEILAKAASVLHLIVYALMNVALIVFREAETPEYDPDFTVPFYPYTPILGTVLSLGLVAFMDNYEIALAGAFVAGAVIWYFLYARDNTTQEGVLSDFIASREEQFPDQVVDAANAVAPNGDEGPTIMVPVMNPRTETALITLASILARQQGGRVLATHIVTVPDQTSLQAAARNREQIDARSSELLSAATEDAAQFGVPIETRTILSHRGLEEVFDAARDHDADTVVMGYGGARFAGGRAERALDELTHDLPCDFLVLDAEEFDPATVLLPTTGGRSSELSADVARALQAAVDSSISLLHVVDAGEETAGEKFLTEWATENDLTDAEQIVETGSPSSVIARLGGEYDLVVLGATERGLLSRVIQGSPALRSLESLDVPVLLAERPSSRSLWSRLFRRT